One region of Terriglobales bacterium genomic DNA includes:
- the queG gene encoding tRNA epoxyqueuosine(34) reductase QueG → MQEFSQFVRNAALAAGFDLAGIAAVEDSNFPELARFPEWIASGHAAEMEYLKSRDEHGRLRRAALRNAVPWARSVIVCARSYDTAHPLSTECNHPGRGWISRYAWSSDDYHDSMLARLRQVEARIREAHAAQQPQPNAPLQTRCYVDTGPLVERVYARHAGIGWIGKNTCVINQRQGSFIFLGVILTSLDLEPSLPAADRCGTCTRCIDACPTQAIVAPGELDSRLCIAYLTIEKRGPIPEELRPGIGRHVVGCDICQDVCPWNVKARRDNRAGLPAAARPELVNPALEWLAALDDEGLQRLLRRSPLARAKRKGIRRNLAVAMGNSRDRRFAPALEKLAEDGDPVVAEHARWALARLG, encoded by the coding sequence GTGCAGGAGTTTTCCCAGTTTGTGCGCAATGCCGCGCTGGCCGCCGGTTTCGACCTGGCCGGCATTGCCGCAGTCGAGGACAGCAACTTCCCTGAGCTGGCCCGCTTTCCCGAGTGGATTGCCAGCGGCCACGCCGCCGAGATGGAATATTTGAAGTCGCGCGACGAGCACGGCCGGCTGCGCCGCGCCGCCCTGCGCAACGCCGTGCCGTGGGCCCGCTCGGTCATCGTCTGCGCCAGGAGCTACGACACCGCCCATCCCCTCTCGACCGAGTGCAACCACCCCGGCCGCGGCTGGATCTCACGCTACGCCTGGTCGAGCGACGATTATCACGATTCGATGCTGGCTCGCCTGCGTCAGGTCGAGGCACGGATACGCGAAGCACACGCCGCGCAACAGCCGCAACCGAACGCCCCGCTCCAGACGCGCTGCTACGTTGACACCGGGCCGCTGGTTGAGCGCGTCTACGCCCGCCACGCCGGCATCGGATGGATCGGCAAGAACACTTGCGTCATCAACCAGCGGCAAGGTTCATTCATCTTCCTGGGCGTGATTCTGACTTCGCTCGACCTCGAGCCCTCGCTGCCCGCCGCCGACCGCTGCGGAACCTGCACGCGCTGCATCGATGCCTGCCCGACGCAGGCGATTGTCGCGCCCGGCGAACTTGATTCGCGGCTCTGCATCGCCTATCTCACCATCGAAAAACGCGGCCCGATTCCCGAAGAACTCCGCCCCGGCATCGGGCGGCACGTCGTCGGCTGCGACATCTGCCAGGATGTTTGCCCATGGAACGTCAAGGCGCGCCGCGACAACCGCGCCGGGCTTCCAGCCGCCGCGCGGCCTGAGCTGGTGAATCCCGCCCTCGAATGGCTGGCGGCGCTCGACGATGAAGGGCTCCAGCGACTGCTACGTCGCTCGCCGCTGGCCCGCGCCAAGCGCAAGGGAATTCGCCGCAACCTCGCCGTCGCCATGGGCAACAGTCGGGACCGGCGCTTCGCACCGGCGCTGGAAAAGCTGGCCGAGGATGGCGATCCCGTGGTCGCCGAGCACGCCCGCTGGGCGCTGGCCAGACTTGGGTAA